One Companilactobacillus heilongjiangensis genomic window, GTCTCTTGAATACTAAAGACATCGGCATCCAATTCTTTGAATATTTCAGCAAAATCTTTTTTAACCACGGCACGTAAACCATTGACGTTCCAAGATATAAGTTTCATAAAATCACCTCGCAAATATTATAGCATTATTGTTAGGCTTGTTAGTTCGTTATGTTTCTAACTATGTGATAAAATTATACAGTAAGTCTTAGTAGTAAAAGGATGATGAATGTTGAATTTTCCAGTTGAAAAATTACCAAATATTGAATTTAAATTAAATGAACCTTTGAGTAAATATACCTTTACCAAAACCGGTGGTCCCGCTGATGTTTTGGCCTTTCCTAAAACACGTGACGAATTAGTCGAAATCGTTGATACAGCAAGAGTTAACAAAGTTGCTATCACGGTAATCGGTAATGCCAGTAACTTGATTATTAAAGATGGTGGAATCAGGGGTATTGTAATAATTTTGCCTAATTTCCATGAAATCAAAGTTTCTGAAACCAGCGTTACAGCCGAAGCGGGCGCTACAATCATTAATACAACAATTGCGGCTCAAAAAGCCGGTTTAACTGGTATCGAATTTGCCGCTGGAATTCCCGGAAGTGTCGGTGGTGCAGTCTTCATGAATGCCGGTGCTTATGGTGGTGAAATCACTGATGTCTTTGAATCAGCTGAAGTTTTGATGCCAGATGGTCGAATTACAACGTTAACGCATGAAGATATGCAATTCGGTTACCGTCACAGTATCGTTCAGGATAACGGTGGTATCGTTATAAGCGCTACGTTCGCCTTAAAGCGTGGTAATAAAGATGCTATTCAAGAAGAGATGGATCGACTAAACGAGTTGAGACGTTCCAAGCAACCATTGGAATATCCTTCATGTGGTAGTGTCTTCAAACGTCCAAAGGGTCATTTTACCGGTCC contains:
- the murB gene encoding UDP-N-acetylmuramate dehydrogenase, coding for MLNFPVEKLPNIEFKLNEPLSKYTFTKTGGPADVLAFPKTRDELVEIVDTARVNKVAITVIGNASNLIIKDGGIRGIVIILPNFHEIKVSETSVTAEAGATIINTTIAAQKAGLTGIEFAAGIPGSVGGAVFMNAGAYGGEITDVFESAEVLMPDGRITTLTHEDMQFGYRHSIVQDNGGIVISATFALKRGNKDAIQEEMDRLNELRRSKQPLEYPSCGSVFKRPKGHFTGPLIIKAGLQGKIVGGAQDSMKHAGFIVNIKHATATDYLNLIHLIQKTVKEKFDVELKTEVRIIGEDKK